In Mycobacteriales bacterium, the genomic stretch ACGACGGCGGTGCGTCTCTCGCCGCAGCACACGATGGAGCTGGCTCCGGTGCTGCTCGACGGCGGGATCGACATGCTGGTCATTCAGGGCACCATCGTCTCCGCCGAGCACGTCTCCGAGCACACCGCGCCGCTGAACCTCAAGGAGTTCATCGCCGACCTCGACGTCCCGGTGATCGTCGGGGGATGCGCGACCTACCAGACCGCCCTGCACCTGATGCGCACCGGCGCCGCCGGCGTGATCGTCGGGATGGGGGCCGACGGCTTCGCCACCTCCGACGACGTACTCGGCATCCGGGTGCCGATGGCGAGCGCCATCGCCGACGCCGCCGCGGCGCGGCGGGACTACCTCGACGAGACCGGTGGCCGCTACGTCCACGTCATCGCCGACGGCGGGATCGAGTGCAGCGGCGCCATCGCGAAGGCCATCGCCTGCGGTGCCGACGCGGTGATGCTGGGCAGCCCGCTGGCGGCGGCCGAGGAGGCACCGGCGGCAGGGGCCTGGTGGCACACCGCCGCCGCCCACCCGAAGCTTCCCCGCGGCCTGGTCGCGCCGCCCCGCGAGCCGGTGGGCCCGCTGCAGACCCTGCTCAACGGGCCCTCGGACGACCCGACCGGCGAGGCCAACCTCTTCGGCGGCCTGCGCCGCTCGATGGCCAAGACCGGATTCTCCGACCTCAAGGAGTTCCAGCGGGTCGAGCTCACGCTCGGCACGCCCGCCTGACGCCTGCCGCTCCCCACCAGCGGTGCCCTTGCTGCGCGCAGCTGTCCCCTTGCTGCGCGCAGCTGTCCCCTTGCTCCGCCCAGCGAAGCAAGGGCACAGGGCGGCGTCGAGGTGTCTACGGCCGCCGGCGGCCAATCCGGCGACGGCCCGCGCATCACCTGATAGACACTGGTTTACTGGCCAGTAACTAGAAGGGTGGGTGGCATGACGGAGACGCCGCAGGTGAGCGAACGACAGGCCCGCACGCTCGCCGAAGAGTCCCGGGACACCGAGTGGCGCAAGCCCAGCTTCGGCAAGGAACTGTTCCTCGGCCGGTTCCGTCCCGATCTCATCCACCCGCATCCCCGGCCGCGAGCGGACGACGTCGAGCGCGGCGAGGCGTTCCTCGCTCGGCTGGAGGCGTTCTGCCGCACCGAGGTCGACCCGCGGGAGATCGAGCGCACCGCGAAGGTCCCCGACCGGGTCGTGAAGGGCCTGGCCGACCTCGGCGCTCTCGGCATGAAGATCGACGTCGAGTACGGCGGCCTCGGGCTCTCCCAGCTCTACTACAACCGGGCGCTGGCGATGGTGGGCCAGGCGCACGCCGCGCTCGCCACCCTGCTCTCGGCGCACCAGTCGATCGGCCTGCCGCAGCCGCTGAAGTTCGCCGGCACCGAGGAACAGCGGCGCACCTACCTGCCGCGCTGCGCGAAGGACGAGATCAGCGCGTTCCTGCTCACCGAGCCCGACGTGGGCAGCGACCCGGCCCGCATGCATTCCACCGCCGTACCGACCGAGGACGGCAGCGGCTACGTGCTCAACGGCACGAAGCTGTGGACCACCAACGGCGTAGTCGCGTCGCTGTTGATCGTCATGGCCACCGTGCCCAAGTCGCCCGGGCATCGCGGCGGCATTAGCGCCTTCATCGTCGAGTCGTCGTCGCCGGGCGTCGAGGTGCTGCACCGCAACGCCTTCATGGGCCTGCGCGGCATCGAGAACGGCGTCACCCGGTTCACCGACGTCCGGATCCCGGCCGAGAACCTCGTCGGCGAGGAGGGCCGCGGGCTGCGGATCGCGCTCACGACACTCAACACCGGTCGGCTCTCGCTGCCGGCGATCTGCGCGGGTACGGCGAAGTGGTCGGCGATGGTGGCCCGGGAGTGGGGCGCCGGGCGGATCCAATGGGGACACGCCGTCGGCGAGCACGAAGCGGTCGCGAAGAAGATCGCCTACATCACCAGCATGGCCTTCGCCCTCGAGGCCGTCGTCGACATGTCCTCCCTGATGGCCGACGAGGACCGCAACGACATCCGGATCGAGGCTGCTCTCGCCAAGCTGTATTGCTCCGAGCACGGCTGGCGGCTGGTCGACGACCTGGTGCAGATCCGCGGCGGCCGCGGCTACGAGACGGCCGACTCGCTGGCCGCCCGCGGCGAGCGTCCGCTCGCCGCGGAACAGGCGCTGCGCGACATGCGGATCAACCGAATCTTCGAGGGCTCCAGCGAGATCATGCGGCTGATCATCGCCCGCGAGGCGGTCGACGCCCACCTCGCGGTGGCCGGCGACATCATCGATCCCGACAAGGCGCTGTCGGAGAAGGCACGCGGCGCGGCGAAGGCCGGTGGCTTCTACGCGAAGTGGTTGCCGACCCTGGCGGTCGGGCACGGCGACAACCCCCGGGCGTTCGCCGAGTTCGGTTCGCTCGCCGGCCACCTGCGGTTCGTGGAGCGCTCGTCGCGCAAGCTCGCCCGCTCCACCTTCTGGGGCATGTCCCGCTGGCAGGGCCGGCTGGAGAAGAAGCAGGGCTTCCTCGGGCGGCTCGTCGACATCGGCGCGGAGCTGTTCGCAATGAGCGCCGTGGTCTGCCGTGCGCAGATGATGCTCGACGACGATCCCGCCGACCGGTGGAGTCGCCAGGGCCCCGACGGCCCGGACCGCGACTCCGACGGTCAGCGCGCCGTGGAGCTCGCCGACCTCTTCTGCAAGGGCGCCCGCCGCCGGATCGACGCACTCTTCCACGAACTGTGGGCGAACGACGACGCCGCCGAGTACGTCGCCGCGCAGCAGGTCATGGCCGGCCGCTACCGCTTCGTCGAGGACGGCCTGCTCGACCTGTCCGACCCCAACCTGCCGCTGATCGCGGAGGGCGGCGGGGAGTGACCCGCTAGCTCGCCCGGCGGTAGGTCCGCACTGCCAGCGGCGCGAAGATCAGCGCGATGCCGGCCAGCCACGCGATGCTCTTCCAGAGCTCGGAGGCGACCGGCCCGCCGAGCGCGAACGACCGCATCGTGTCGATGATGACCGTGACCGGCTGGTTGCGGGCGAACGTCTGCAGCCACCCGGGCATCGAGGCCACCGGCACGAACGCGGAGCTCACGAAGGTCAGCGGGAAGAGCCAGATCATCCCGAAGGCCTGCACCGACTCCTCGTCCTTGATCGCCAGCCCGATGAAGGCCGAGACGCAGCAGACGGTGACGCCGAAGGCCAGCGCCAGCAGCACCATCCCCACCGCGCCGTCGAGTCCGTTGTGGAACCGGAAGCCGACGGCGTAGGCGATCCCGACGAGGATCAGGATCGTGATGAGCATCCGGACCGTGTCGGCGATCAGCCGGCCGGCGAGGACGGCCGAGCGGGACATCGGCATCGACCGGAGCCGGTCGATGACCCCCTTGCGCATCTCGATCGCCAGCGAGATCGCCGTCCCCATCGACGCGAAGCCGGCGGTCTGCGCGATGATCCCGGGGATCATGTAGTCGACGTAGCTACCGCCTGCGACCGGGATCGCGCCGCCGAAGACGTAGCGGAACAGCAGGACGAAGATCACCGGTTGGACGACGGTGAAGACGATGTAGGCCGGCACCCGGATCCACACCAGCAGGTTGCGCTGGGCCATGGTGAGCGAGTCGCTCACCGCCCATCTGGCCTGCTGGATCGGCCCGGGGGCCGACGGGGCCAGAATCGTGGTCGCAGCCATCAGGATCAGTTCTCCGTTCCGGTGGAGACCGGACGGGAATGACGGCCCCGTCGGGTCGGTTCGGTGGTGCCGTCCTCCTCGGCCGCGTGGCCGGTGAGGGCGAGGAAGACGTCGTCGAGCGAGGGCCGGCGAAGCGCCAGCCCGTCGGGCTCCACGCCCGCGGCGTCGAGCCGGCGGACGGCCTCGATGAGGGTCCGGGAGCCGAGCGCGCCGGCGGGGATCGTCACGGCGCCGCGCTCCTCGTCGACCTGGGGCTCACCGGCGCCGAGGCCGGCCACGACCTGTACGGCGGTGGCCACCTGCGCGCGGTCAGGCACCTCGAACTCGAGGACGTCGCCGCCGACCCGGTCCTTGAGCTGGTCGGCCGTGCCGCCGGCGATGACCAGCCCGTGGTCGATCACCACGATCTCGTCGGCGAGCTGGTCGGCCTCGTCGAGGTACTGCGTGGTCAGCAGCAGCGTGGTGCCGTCGTTGACCAGCGCACGGATGATGTCCCACATCCCGATCCGGCTGCGCGGGTCGAGGCCCGTGGTCGGCTCGTCGAGGAAGAGCACGGCCGGGCGCGCGACCAGGCTGGCGGCGAGGTCGAGCCGGCGCTGCATGCCGCCGGAGTAGGTCTTGGCGTTGCGGTCGGCGGCGTCGGACAGGTCGAAGCGGTCGAGCAGCTCCGCGGCGCGACGCCGCGACTCGCTCCGGCCCAAGTGGCTCAGCCGCCCGATGATCTCCAGGTTTTCCCGGCCGGTGAGCTCCTCGACGATCGCCGCCGACTGGCCGGCGAGGCCGATCGAGCGACGGACCGCCGCCGGGTCACGGACGACGTCCTGACCCTCGATCAACACCTTTCCGGCGTCCGGCGTGAGCAGGGTGGTGAGGATGCGGACTGCGGTCGTCTTGCCGGCGCCGTTGGGCCCGAGGACGCCGAGCACCGTGCCGCGGGGCACGGCGAAGTCGATGCCCCGCAGCGCCTCGACGGACCCGAACGACTTCCGCATCCCCTCGACGAAGATGGCGGGACTGTTGTCCGCTGGCTGGGCCATTGCGTTGTCTCCTCGGGCTCATTTCGATCAGCGCCGGCCGCGCTTGTCGTCCACAGATCGCTGCCTACTCCGAGCGTCCGACAACTTTGGTGTCGGCGCGACGGGGGAGGCGGGCGGTTCGCTCAGAGCGGAGCGACGGCGTCCATCCTGACCCACCGGGGTCCGCGTCGCATCCGAATTGTCTGATGGGGAAACCGATCCCCGCCGTCGCGGTCGGTAGGCTCGGGCGGTGGACAGCAGCAGCGCGGATCCCGGCCACGACGTCGTCCTGGTCGTCGACTACGGGGCGCAGTACGCCCAGCTGATCGCGCGCCGGATCCGGGAGGCGCGGGTCAAGAGCGAGATCGTCGCGCACGACACCCCGGTCCAGGAGATGCTCGCCCGGCGGCCCGCCGCGATCGTGCTCTCCGGCGGCCCGGCGAGCGTCTACGCCGAGGGCGCGCCGGCGGCCCCCGAGGGCCTGTTCGACGCCGGGGTCCCCGTGCTCGGGATCTGCTACGGGCACCAGCTGATGGCCCGGGCCCTCGGCGGCACCGTGAGCCACACGGGGCGGTCGGAGTACGGCGCGACCATGCTGCAGGTCGCCACCCCGGCGTCCCGCCTGCTGGCGGACACGCCGGAGAAGCACCAGGTGTGGATGTCGCACGGCGACGCGGTCACCAGTGCGCCCGAGGGATTCACCGTCACCGCGGGCACCGACGACTCGCCGGTGGCGGCGTTCGAGGCCACCGACCGCCACCTCGCCGGGGTGCAGTTCCACCCCGAGGTGGCGCACTCGCCGTACGGGCAGAAGGTGCTCGAGCACTTCCTCTACGACGTCGCCGGGATCCGTCCGCTGTGGACGACGGAGAACGTCGTCGACGAGCAGATCCGCCGGATCCGCGCCCAGGTGGGCGACAAGCGGGTGCTCGCCGCGTTGTCCGGCGGCGTCGACTCGGCGGTCGCCGCGGCCCTCGTGCACGAGGCGGTCGGCGACCGGCTGACCTGCGTCTACGTCGACCACGGGCTGATGCGGGAAGGGGAGACCGAGCAGGTCGAGCGTGACTACGTCGCCGCGACCGGCGTCCAGGTGCGGGTCGTGCACGCCGAGGACCGATTCATCGCTGCCCTCGACGGAGTCTCCGACCCCGAGCAGAAGCGACGGATCATCGGCCGGGAGTTCATCCGGGTCTTCGAGCAGGCCGCCCGCGACGTGGTCGCCGAGGTCGGCGCCCACGGCGAGACCGTTGAGTTCCTCGTCCAGGGCACGCTCTACCCCGACGTGGTCGAGTCCGGCGGCGGCGCGGGGGCGTCGAACATCAAGTCCCATCACAACGTGGGCGGGCTGCCCGACGATCTGCAGTTCGCGCTGGTCGAGCCGCTCCGCGAGCTGTTCAAGGACGAGGTACGCCGCGCCGGCGAGGAGCTCGGCCTGCCCGCGGAGATGGTGTGGCGCCAGCCGTTCCCCGGGCCGGGCCTGGCGATCCGCATCGTCGGTGCGGTCACCCGCGACCGGCTCGACATGCTGCGCGCCGCCGACGCGATCGCCCGGGCGGAGCTCTCCGCTGCCGGCCTCGACCGCGAGGTCTGGCAGTGCCCGGTGGTGCTGCTCGCCGATGTCCGGTCGGTCGGTGTGCAGGGGGACGGTCGCACCTACGGCCACCCGGTCGTGCTCCGGCCGGTCTCCAGCGAGGACGCCATGACCGCCGACTGGTCCCGGCTGCCCTACGACGTCCTGGCCCGGATCTCCACCCGCATCACCAACGAGGTCCGCGAGATCAACCGGGTCACGCTCGACGTCACGAGCAAGCCGCCCGGCACGATCGAGTGGGAGTAGCACGGCCCGCAGCCGTCACCGGCGCTCGCCGCGCCGCCGACCCGTCATCCGCGGCAGGGCGCTGACCAGCCCGACCGCGCCGACCCCGATCAACAGGGCGGGAAGTTCCCAGCTGCCGCCCAGCGACGCGGTGTGGCCCGCGAAACCCCAGATCATGGCGATGCCGACGAAGAACAGGCCGGCCACGAGTGAGAAAACGTCGATGTCATGCCGCTGCACGATCTACCTCCACGGTTCCGACGCCGACCTGCGCGGTGAGGTCGAGGTGTCCTCCACCGGGACCGTCCGCCCCGGTGTCATTCACGGTCTGGTTCACATCGAGCCCGGCGTGTCCGGTGCCGAGCAGCTGCAGTTGTCCCGCGTCCGCCGTGCCGTGGATCGTCACGTCGACGTCGGGCGGAACGGTGACGTTGATCGTCCCGGCGCCGACCTGTAGCCGACTCGTCACGTCGCCGGTGTGGGCGAAGTCGACCCGCTCGAGGTCGAGCGTCGCGGTGCCGGCGCGCATGTTGTACGAGTGCTGGACGGCGCCGACCGTGGTGGGAGCCCAGGTCCGGTCGCCGACCGGACCGCCCCCGGCCAGCGGTGCGCTGGCCGCGATCAGTAACGCGACGGTCAGCGGGATGCCCAGCAGGGTGAGTCCCCGCGCCTTACCCCACCGCGCGCCGACCAGCAGACCGGCGCCGACCAGACCGAGCGCGACGGCGAGGTAGCTGCGGACCGACAGTCCGAGGCCGCCGGCGCGGTCGATCGCGATGAGCAATCCGACGACGACGATCGTCAGGCTGATGGTGATCCGCCGCAGCGGTGAGCGCCGCCGCTTCGGCTCGAGGCCTGTCGGCGGGGTGGCCGGCGCCCCGGCCAGCGGCCACGCACTGTCCGGGTCGGTCCGCTCCTCGGCGGCGAGCCGCTCTGCGGCGAGCTGCTCGGCGGCCCGGTTGACCGCGTTCATCGACTCGGTGGCCAGCGAGCCGCGGGGTAGTGGCCGGGTCGGCAGCACCTCGGTGCCCGGCCCGCCGAGCGGCCGGGTCGCTCCGGCGTCCTGCGTCGCTCCGGAGGCCGGGACAGGGATGGGCGCCGTCACGCCGGTGTCCGGAGCGGCCGGGGACGGTGCGGACGCGGCCGGAGGTGGCGCCGAGCCGACCGGGGGCGGCGGGGGCGGCGGCGAGTCCGGGCTCTGCCGGCCGCGGTCCTGCAGGTGCCGGTAGACCAGGACGCCGCCCACCGTGACCACCGCGAGCAGCGCGAGGTTGCGCGGGTCGCCCCGGCCGACCGCCGCGACGAGGGCGATCACGATCACCGCCAGCACGATGCCCTCCGCCATCGGCGTACCTCGCCGGCCGCGGCCGATCACCGACTCGGCGATCGAGTGCTCCTCCCGGGCGTCGGGGAGTAGCAACCACCCGACCGCGTAGAGGAGGACACCGACGCCGCCGAAGACGGCCAGGACGGCGATCAGGACGCGGATCAGCAGAGGGTCGACATCGACGTACTCGGCCAGGCCGCCGGCCACACCCGCGACCATGCGCTGGTCGCGGCTGCGCTGCAGCCGGCGAGGAGTCGAGCCGCCCGAGAAGTTGCTCATGCCGCGATCGTGCTGCCTCGCGCGCGGCCGGGCATCGGGGAGGACCCTGATTTCGACCCTGATTCGGCCGACCCCGAGTAGGCACCCCGAGTAGGCCACCCTGAGATCGGGCCCAGGATTCCAGGGTTGCGCCGGATGGCCGGGACGGCCCGCCGCGTGTGACGATTGCTGAGGACGAAGGAGGCGGCGATCAGCACCGCACAGGGGTCGGCAGGCGCGGCACGGTACGTGCCTCGGCGGGTCAGCAGACCCGCCGAGGGGCGCGTCTTCAGCGGTGTCGCACAGGGCCTCGCCGACCACCTCGACCTGTCCGCGACGCACGTGCGCATCGCCTTCCTCGTCCTGTCCGTCTTCGGGGGATTCGGCGTCGTGCTCTACGCCGTGCTCTGGGTGGTCATCCCGACCCGGCGGGCGGTCGAGGACGGTCGACCGGCGCGGACCCGGCGGTTCGAGGGCCGCGGGCAGGCTCTGGCGATCGGCGCCGTGGCCGTCGGCCTGGTCCTGCTGCTCCGGGGCATCGGGATCCTGCAGGTCGACGCGCTGGTCTGGCCGGTCGCGATCGTCGCGATCG encodes the following:
- a CDS encoding GuaB3 family IMP dehydrogenase-related protein, translating into MRDTVEIGQGKTARRGYDLDEIAIVPTRRTRGSQDVSIGWQIDAFPFSLPLVAHPSDATMSPRTVAEVGRLGGLGVLNGEGLWARHEDPTSMLRSVWPKDGEAMDARAVTRRLQASYVDPIRPDLLADRVEELRRSGSTTAVRLSPQHTMELAPVLLDGGIDMLVIQGTIVSAEHVSEHTAPLNLKEFIADLDVPVIVGGCATYQTALHLMRTGAAGVIVGMGADGFATSDDVLGIRVPMASAIADAAAARRDYLDETGGRYVHVIADGGIECSGAIAKAIACGADAVMLGSPLAAAEEAPAAGAWWHTAAAHPKLPRGLVAPPREPVGPLQTLLNGPSDDPTGEANLFGGLRRSMAKTGFSDLKEFQRVELTLGTPA
- the guaA gene encoding glutamine-hydrolyzing GMP synthase; its protein translation is MDSSSADPGHDVVLVVDYGAQYAQLIARRIREARVKSEIVAHDTPVQEMLARRPAAIVLSGGPASVYAEGAPAAPEGLFDAGVPVLGICYGHQLMARALGGTVSHTGRSEYGATMLQVATPASRLLADTPEKHQVWMSHGDAVTSAPEGFTVTAGTDDSPVAAFEATDRHLAGVQFHPEVAHSPYGQKVLEHFLYDVAGIRPLWTTENVVDEQIRRIRAQVGDKRVLAALSGGVDSAVAAALVHEAVGDRLTCVYVDHGLMREGETEQVERDYVAATGVQVRVVHAEDRFIAALDGVSDPEQKRRIIGREFIRVFEQAARDVVAEVGAHGETVEFLVQGTLYPDVVESGGGAGASNIKSHHNVGGLPDDLQFALVEPLRELFKDEVRRAGEELGLPAEMVWRQPFPGPGLAIRIVGAVTRDRLDMLRAADAIARAELSAAGLDREVWQCPVVLLADVRSVGVQGDGRTYGHPVVLRPVSSEDAMTADWSRLPYDVLARISTRITNEVREINRVTLDVTSKPPGTIEWE
- a CDS encoding acyl-CoA dehydrogenase family protein, with translation MTETPQVSERQARTLAEESRDTEWRKPSFGKELFLGRFRPDLIHPHPRPRADDVERGEAFLARLEAFCRTEVDPREIERTAKVPDRVVKGLADLGALGMKIDVEYGGLGLSQLYYNRALAMVGQAHAALATLLSAHQSIGLPQPLKFAGTEEQRRTYLPRCAKDEISAFLLTEPDVGSDPARMHSTAVPTEDGSGYVLNGTKLWTTNGVVASLLIVMATVPKSPGHRGGISAFIVESSSPGVEVLHRNAFMGLRGIENGVTRFTDVRIPAENLVGEEGRGLRIALTTLNTGRLSLPAICAGTAKWSAMVAREWGAGRIQWGHAVGEHEAVAKKIAYITSMAFALEAVVDMSSLMADEDRNDIRIEAALAKLYCSEHGWRLVDDLVQIRGGRGYETADSLAARGERPLAAEQALRDMRINRIFEGSSEIMRLIIAREAVDAHLAVAGDIIDPDKALSEKARGAAKAGGFYAKWLPTLAVGHGDNPRAFAEFGSLAGHLRFVERSSRKLARSTFWGMSRWQGRLEKKQGFLGRLVDIGAELFAMSAVVCRAQMMLDDDPADRWSRQGPDGPDRDSDGQRAVELADLFCKGARRRIDALFHELWANDDAAEYVAAQQVMAGRYRFVEDGLLDLSDPNLPLIAEGGGE
- a CDS encoding ABC transporter permease, producing MAATTILAPSAPGPIQQARWAVSDSLTMAQRNLLVWIRVPAYIVFTVVQPVIFVLLFRYVFGGAIPVAGGSYVDYMIPGIIAQTAGFASMGTAISLAIEMRKGVIDRLRSMPMSRSAVLAGRLIADTVRMLITILILVGIAYAVGFRFHNGLDGAVGMVLLALAFGVTVCCVSAFIGLAIKDEESVQAFGMIWLFPLTFVSSAFVPVASMPGWLQTFARNQPVTVIIDTMRSFALGGPVASELWKSIAWLAGIALIFAPLAVRTYRRAS
- a CDS encoding PspC domain-containing protein, whose translation is MSNFSGGSTPRRLQRSRDQRMVAGVAGGLAEYVDVDPLLIRVLIAVLAVFGGVGVLLYAVGWLLLPDAREEHSIAESVIGRGRRGTPMAEGIVLAVIVIALVAAVGRGDPRNLALLAVVTVGGVLVYRHLQDRGRQSPDSPPPPPPPVGSAPPPAASAPSPAAPDTGVTAPIPVPASGATQDAGATRPLGGPGTEVLPTRPLPRGSLATESMNAVNRAAEQLAAERLAAEERTDPDSAWPLAGAPATPPTGLEPKRRRSPLRRITISLTIVVVGLLIAIDRAGGLGLSVRSYLAVALGLVGAGLLVGARWGKARGLTLLGIPLTVALLIAASAPLAGGGPVGDRTWAPTTVGAVQHSYNMRAGTATLDLERVDFAHTGDVTSRLQVGAGTINVTVPPDVDVTIHGTADAGQLQLLGTGHAGLDVNQTVNDTGADGPGGGHLDLTAQVGVGTVEVDRAAA
- a CDS encoding ATP-binding cassette domain-containing protein, whose product is MAQPADNSPAIFVEGMRKSFGSVEALRGIDFAVPRGTVLGVLGPNGAGKTTAVRILTTLLTPDAGKVLIEGQDVVRDPAAVRRSIGLAGQSAAIVEELTGRENLEIIGRLSHLGRSESRRRAAELLDRFDLSDAADRNAKTYSGGMQRRLDLAASLVARPAVLFLDEPTTGLDPRSRIGMWDIIRALVNDGTTLLLTTQYLDEADQLADEIVVIDHGLVIAGGTADQLKDRVGGDVLEFEVPDRAQVATAVQVVAGLGAGEPQVDEERGAVTIPAGALGSRTLIEAVRRLDAAGVEPDGLALRRPSLDDVFLALTGHAAEEDGTTEPTRRGRHSRPVSTGTEN